The Arcanobacterium wilhelmae region CGGGGGTGGGGTAATCGGTGCCGAACACGTAAAGCTTCTCGCGGCGACCAGTGGCAACGGAGGCGATTGCGGGCATCAAATTGTTCGGAATACCGAGCGGATCTTCGCCGATCGTCCCGGATGGGTGTGCGCCGACTGGGTTGAAGTAACGTAAGAGGCCTACCTGAATATCGGCAACTTTGGCTGTATCGGTCAGTACACGTTCGATCGCGACTTTCGAATACCCGTACGGCGAGAGTGAGTTGACGGCCTCCATATCTTCCTGGAATGGGATCGGGTTATTGCCGTAGACAGTCGCTGAAGACGAGAAAACAATGTGACGAGTTTCAGCTGTCGCCATTCCATGGAGCAAGTTGAACGTGGTGTTCATATTGGTTTCGTAGTACCACAATGGTTTTTCAACCGACTCACCCACAGCCTTCAGGCCAGCGAAGTGGATGACAGCGTCCGGCTGTTCCTGAGTGAAAATCGCTTCGGTGATCTCGCGGTTGGTCAGGTCGGCGTTGTACCAGGTCAGGTGCGAGCCAGTGAGAGCTTCAAGCCGGTCGATAACAACAGGTTTCGAGTTCGAAAAATTGTCGACAATGATCGGTTCGTGTCCTGCTTCGACAAGTTTGACCACTGTGTGAGATCCAATAAAGCCGGCTCCTCCGGCGACGAGTACGCGCATCATGGCTCCTCTAAGTCAAGCGAAAATATCCTTCCATATGATGATAACGCGTTGCTGCAGGTCCGATACTGCGTATGTTCTCTGCTGTAGAATTACTCAGGTGAGAATCGCGAGGGAATGGAGTACGCGAATGGGCGCTACAACTCAGTTTGATCCGTTGTTCACTATCGTCGTTCCGGTCTACAACACGGAGAAGTACGTGGGGGAGACGATTGATAGCATCATTCGTCAGGCTGAATCGATGTTTGAGCGTACTGAAATTATTCTCATTAACGACGGTTCTACTGATGGTTCGGCAGAGATTGCGCAGTCGTATGTGGATCGGTATCCGGGAAAAATTCACCTTTTCTCCAAACCGAATAGTGGTACGAGTGATTCTAAGAATTTAGGAATTGAACATGCGCGTGGCCAGTACGTCGGTTTTCTGGACTCTGACGACTTGTACGGTCCTAACGTTCTAGGGGAAGTTGCGCAATTCTTTGCCGTACACTCCGATGTCGACGTCGTTTCGATTCCGATGCAATTTTTCGACGGGCGGACCGGTGAGCATCGACTGAACAACAAATTCGGTCCTGGTACACGTGTCATCGACGTACTCGACGATTGGAAAGACGTCCAGCTTTCAGCAGCATCGTGTTTTGTCCGCCGGGCGTTACTTCAACAGCACAACATCCGTTTTGACGCGCGAATCCATCTGGCAGAAGATGCAAAATTCATTACTCAAGCGATTATGGTAGCTACGAAACTTGGTTTGGTGTCTTCGGTCGCGTATCTCTATCGCAAGCGCGCTGAAGGATCGTCAGCGATTGATACTTTCAAAGCCGACCCTGCGTCGTACACGCCAGTGCTGAGGTATGCCTGGGAAGAACTTTTCGAACAGTACTCGAACTCACTGGGGATTATTCCCAAGTATGTACAAAATGTTGCTATGCATGACATGGAATGGCGTCTGTCGGATAAGCAACAATTTGTTCTCGATCGGGAGGAACTTGACGAGTACGAAAGTGTAATGAGGGCTTTGCTTGAACGCATCGATGTCGATGTCATTATGGCTCAGCCTTTCCTTCGCGACATTTTCAAAATTTATGCCCTCTCGATCAAATTCGGCGAGGATGTCGTTCAACACTCCGAGCGTGACGGCGCCGCATTTTACTATCGTGGTCGCGAAATCTGGCGTTTTCGAATTGAAAGCGTCTTGATGCACGTCGATTACCTTGATGCTTCTGATCGAACTATTACTCTGCATGGCGCCTACTTTGGTATTCAATTCCCAGATATCGAATTTGGGATTCTACGAAACGGGAGTTTCATCCGGTTCGAACGGGCGTCCATACCGAAGTGGCGCCAGGTATCAAATAACGGGCGCCTAGTGTATGAGCCTTGGGTCTTTAACCAGAAGTTCTCAGCGGTTGTTGGTGACGTCTATCATCCGGCTGTCAGGTTGGGGGATAAGATATTTCGTGT contains the following coding sequences:
- the galE gene encoding UDP-glucose 4-epimerase GalE produces the protein MMRVLVAGGAGFIGSHTVVKLVEAGHEPIIVDNFSNSKPVVIDRLEALTGSHLTWYNADLTNREITEAIFTQEQPDAVIHFAGLKAVGESVEKPLWYYETNMNTTFNLLHGMATAETRHIVFSSSATVYGNNPIPFQEDMEAVNSLSPYGYSKVAIERVLTDTAKVADIQVGLLRYFNPVGAHPSGTIGEDPLGIPNNLMPAIASVATGRREKLYVFGTDYPTPDGTCLRDYIHVQDLAAGHVAALDYLAAHDTKVRAWNFGTGQGTSVLELIHAFEKASGLTLPIEYAPRRDGDRDAFWADASRAKIELGWTAEKTIDEMCADTWRFQQANPEGYPDGDPISRPAQL